The following proteins come from a genomic window of Rutidosis leptorrhynchoides isolate AG116_Rl617_1_P2 chromosome 10, CSIRO_AGI_Rlap_v1, whole genome shotgun sequence:
- the LOC139872639 gene encoding protein ORANGE-LIKE, chloroplastic-like — MTCISLKCYLNPSSINNNNNSVNFSTSKSIIQFKYLNPNRRPSIIRSSSDDDAAVSGYVPLGDNVPSNFCIIEGPETVQDFVKMQANEIQDNIRSRRNRIFLLMEEVRRLRVQQRLKNIKVNESSPVYDEMPDIPSSIPFLPAVTPKTLKQLYLTSFSFISGIILFGGLLAPILELKLGVGGTSYKDFISNLHLPMQLSQVDPIVSSFSGGAVGVISTLMLLEANNVKQQENKRCKYCLGTGYLACARCSSSGVCVNMEPISVSNASDRPLKAPTTRRCLNCSGAGKVMCPTCLCTGMVMASEHDRRIDPFV; from the exons ATGACTTGCATCTCTCTCAAATGCTACCTTAATCCATCCTccataaataacaataacaattcagTCAATTTCAGTACATCTAAATCCATAATTCAATTCAAATATCTAAACCCTAACCGTCGACCTTCAATCATACGTTCTTCTTCAGATGACGATGCTGCCGTTTCCGGTTACGTTCCGTTAGGCGACAACGTTCCTAG CAACTTTTGCATTATAGAAGGACCAGAAACTGTTCAGGATTTTGTTAAGATGCAAGCAAACGAAATACAAGATAATATAAGGAGTAGGCGCAATAGGATATTTCTCCTGATGGAAGAG GTGAGGAGGTTACGAGTTCAACAACGCTTGAAAAACATAAAAGTCAATGAGAGCAGCCCTGTATACGATGAGATGCCTGATATTCCATCTTCAATCCCTTTTTTACCTGCCGTG ACGCCAAAGACATTGAAGCAACTGTATTTGACGAGTTTTTCATTTATATCCGGGATTATTCTTTTTGGTGGCCTTCTTGCACCAATT TTGGAGCTAAAACTAGGTGTGGGTGGCACCTCATATAAGGATTTTATCAGCAACCTGCATTTGCCTATGCAGCTGAG TCAGGTGGATCCGATAGTGTCATCCTTTTCCGGTGGGGCCGTGGGTGTAATTTCAACTCTCATGTTGCTTGAAGCCAACAATGTCAAACAACAAGAGAATAAAAGGTGCAAGTATTGTCTTGGAACTG GGTACTTGGCTTGTGCTCGTTGTTCTTCTAGTGGTGTGTGTGTAAACATGGAGCCGATATCTGTATCAAATGCTTCTGATCGTCCATTAAAAGCTCCCACTACTCGAAGGTGTCTTAACTGTTCCGGGGCAGGAAAG GTAATGTGCCCAACATGTCTTTGCACTGGAATGGTAATGGCAAGTGAACATGATCGTCGAATAGACCCATTTGTCTAA